The Pleuronectes platessa chromosome 22, fPlePla1.1, whole genome shotgun sequence region ACACTGATGTcctgacattatccagagtccCTCTTTCAGGAGATTCTCCAGTAAACAACACAGAAAATCTCCTGAGCattcaggtggggggggggggggcagcaggaggaggcaggatgtaaAGTATGAAATATGCTTATGACCCAAAACTCCTGAATCTCATCCTCTTTACTGTCGTCTCTTTTGTgtgtggctcctctttttcatttagtttagtTCTTTCCAGTTTAGAAAGTACATTTTAGGACATTATAGTTCAACGCGTGTCTGAAGACAGTTTAATTAGACGTCTTCAACAAAAAACCTCTAAAATCACAAAGCGTTTGGCAGAAAGTTGTTTTCACGAGGCCTCGTTAGGACTCGTCTGGCTGTGATGTCATTGCAGTCTCCTCTACGTTGTTGATCATAGAATTTTGAAGGTTCCCGTTGCTTTGAACTAACATAATCACCTCGGGGGAAATAACGTAATAAAAATGCGAGTGCTTCCAGTTTAGACGAGCGTGTTGTATGATCTAATAATCGCTGAGTCGTCTTTAAAAGCTCAGAGGAGCTAATCAAGCAGCTGAACCCTCGGAGCGGGGGAGCGATGCAGAATTGGGCCAGGCCTCGAGgcggtggggtggggggggggaatcgatGAGCTCTAACCTCCGCTCACTTACTGATTAGTAGAGAAATCGATACCACatacacagcccccccccccccccccccacaccgctGCTTTACATATGCAAGTGTTGTTCTCGGTCAACACACAAGCAGCTGTTAGTGTTTACAGTCTCTATTTAAGTGCAGCAGAGCAGTCGAGTCCTTCAGCTGTGACCACGGCGTCGGTGATCACCACGTCACAGCCAGAGCCCCCACCCGGCGTCTGTCTGCTGAGGACGCGTCCTTCTTCCCACACTCGCACAATCCAGATAAAGGCTGAACATCCAGTGCCGCTGCCGCCGTCTGTCGACCTTCAGACTTTCACACTTTCATTTTTGTCCTCCGTGCACTTTCCTTCCAATGAGAGTTTGAAAAGAGGGAAACATTTAATAGAATATAAGTAAACAATCAATTCAATCTAGAGAAAAGAGTTGCACGTCTGCAGGACACGTCTCCATCCTGTTCTCACATGCAAGGTCACATTCTCCGACACTGAGAGATGGTGAGATAGAGGAACAGTGGGTGTCTGTTCACCGTGagccttgggggggggggggaacaaggATGATACgtgatggtgtgtgtttttaatctgtCTTCGTTCCTCCTCTGCTGAGACTCGCTGCAGAGAAACTGTTGTTGTTCTGCACGATGAATGTCTGACGGCAACGTTATCGATTTAATCGCTCgtctttcctgtttgtttgcagTGAAGAGATTCCGTGAGCCTGCTGGGATCCGACGACCGTGGAGGATCTGGTCAGAGaagtttccttcttcttctgtttttaacTGATCCAGTCCTGTCCTACATGTTAGGAAGAGTTAGAGAACAGCTGTCAGGGGAGGCACAGGCCACAGAATGACCAGgaggaatcaaacaaacaaccacgAAGACAGAAAACTGCCAAAAGACACAGATAATGaccattaaaacacattaaatgacaaacaaaagACTCAAAATTACTATGAAGAGACTCAAAACAACCtcaaagacacaaaatgaccacaGAGCCACAGAATTACGACACAGAAATGCTAAATAACCACAAAAAGgaacagaaaagaaacagagTCCTTGTTGTATTGTTGTTGTAATTAACCCTAACCTTGAAATTAACATTCCACATGTTTCCCTTGAATCTTCTTCAGGTTTTACGACACGTCCAAACAGGCCATCGGCGCCCTCTTCATCCACTTTGCCAACGTCTTCCTCTCCACGCTCACCGAAGAGGACCCCTGCTCGCTGTGAGTGTCACGCGGGGATAAGATGAGGTGAGAGGATCAGGGACGTCTCAACAATAacttctctgtctgttttttttaaacgcaGGTATCTGATGAACTTCCTGCTGGACGCCACGCTGGGGATGCTGGTCATCTGGCTCGCCATCAAGTGCGTGTCCAAGCTGGTGGAGTACAAGCAGTGGACGCTGCTGATGTTCGGGGAGTACGGTCagtgacttcttcttcttctcattagAAACACTGACACAGATTTTGAGCTTCAGACAGAAGAAGCAGCAGTTCAGGTTATTTCCACCAGGGAGCAGTGTAGTGCAGCTGGAGGCAGACTGGGAGGaaacagctgcagaacacaTTCCCAGTGGCTTCAGAGACGGATCAACTCCAGACTGATCATTACACTCTCTCACTCCACTGGCTTTTCTTTTAACATCCTCCCTAAATCCACCAAGTGGTCACATCCCTCTGAGGGTCAGGGGCTCAGATCAGATCTTCTGACCCTGAGTCAGATACACAGGTTATAGAAATTCTTTGGTGTATACGTTAAAAATTCCACATAGGATGAGCTGATTCAGGTGTGAACATTAGATAGTGGTTCTCCCACTCttctctccttgtgtgtgtctgtctgtgtgtgtccaactCCCTCGTCTTCCTGTCTAATGACAGACTTGTCCTCCTTTGTGTCTGCTGAGCTGAGACACCTGCTCAACACACCTCTGACTTAGTGCATGGCACGAATCACTGTTTACATTAGAGCCGGATACATTTTTACACCCTGATTCTGATATCAGGGTGATGAACCAATGTCTGACACCATATTTATATCAGAATGTAGGTAGTGACTCCTAAGATGCctttatcaccccccccccccccccctcctcctcctcccccccctcctgcaggCGACCCCCCTCAGGCGGCGGCGTGGCTCGGGCAGTGTGGCGTCTACCTGCTCATCATGGTGCTGGAGAAAGGTTCCATCAGCCTGGTGCTGCTCGTCCCCGGATGGTCCAAGGTGAAGATGCTGCTCTGGCGTTAGTGCTGCCTTCAGGGCCGATGGGGATAAATAGCCTCCTGAAACGGAGCGATCCCATTGGCCTCTGACGGGTTTTTCAAATATTCATGGTCTTATTATCGTATTATCCAGAGTAAACAAGCAGGGGATGAATCATgacttttcttctgcttctaATGGAAACACTGACGCTGTGTTCATGCATCTGAAGAAGTTTGTTTGCTTGACATCAGGGATCATATTTGTTTATTGGAATCATCCCTCGTCAAAGAGACAGTTCCCAAGGAATCAAAGCACAGTTTGTTCTTTTAGTTCCCGGTAGGAAACGGTTTTGTTTAGTGAAgctctctgtgttgtttctgaGACTTTCCCTCTGTTTAGATATCGTCTCCACTGTCTATGATCAAAAGTAAACTGTGATTATAAATAGCAGGATTATGAAGATGTTTATTAAAACTTTATAATAgaaatgatgaaggaaggagaagTTATTCACAATATTTATAGAGCTCAGCGTTGAAATACAAATAAGCACATTTCAGTTATTTCACTGAAATCTTGAGCattaagttttttatttaagcCTAGAATTAGAATTTAAgtagaaattaaaatgtaaaagtatattaaatgtttctcttcttcttctctagcTGCAGGAGGTGTTGCTGGGCTACATCGCTAACCCTCagctggagctggtgctggTCATGCTCATCGTGCCCTTCATCGTCAACGTGAGTTTCCCTCTTATCatcttttagtttatttaaaaaaggtgcAGTGTGAGTAACCCCCGGTCTCTCTGGCTCCCCCTGCAGTCCATCATGTTCTGGGTGGTGGACAGCCTGATGATGAGGAAGTACAAGACGATGAAGGGCCTGGACGACTCCTGCGACAGCTCGGTGCAGAAGGCCGACTCGCCGCCTGGTGTGGACGGCGAGGAGTCACGGGTGAGAGTCCAGTTCACTGCTGGTTCTGGTTTTTAACCCCCGGGGGAATCGAGGCAGCTGCTTGAGGTTCACAGCAGATTCACATGTTTTGATTTGTTTAGTCCAATAACGTTTTAATACTGTTCCCACTAAATAAGTTTGTTCCGTCTTTGATGATAAGGAaacttttaatgtgtgtgtgaaaatatgaaaatgtgtctTGATGTGACCACACAGTCACGCTGGGTGTCGACTGCACCTGTTGTTTTGggggatgaacacacacacacacacagagacagacacacacacacacacgcacaggcagAACAGCTTTTCTCTCTTGACACTTGTTTGAATGagaaacaaacgcagatgaattCACTCCAAGAAACACTGAGTCACACTCGCCTTGTTTCTGTGGAGTTGAGAGAATGTGAGATTcctttaaaatctatttaatttttgtttgttttctgtgtcaatatttaaaaatgtcgTTATGATCTGTTTatgaaaatcatttaaaagctcAGTTCACCCGAATTACAAAAAAGCTCCAACATACTGAAAAATCACTGCTTTAACAATAGaatcattattatatatatatatatcatatgactcatctcctctgtgtttgtgtggaagcaGAAACATGGGCAGAGAAATTCTAAACAGAATCAGTAATTAGGGAGCGTGACCCTGGTGCTGAGTGGGATGAGAGAGTTTGTCCCTCGCTCCGCTGGTCGACTGCCAGGGCGTCATAAATCAAACCTTCTCTCCGGGAATACAAGTGACATTTAGGAGTTGTTTCCACGCGCTGATGCTATGGAAAGCAGTagtggagtggaggaggaggacggacagaggGGCTTTGACTTGGATGAGGTCTCAGAGGgatggagggtgggggggggggaagctacGGCCACAATGCTGTTGTTGATCATCTGAGGCTCTTGAGCTCCAGAAGTCTGATATCGAGCATTAATTATAAAATAGAGCTTCCCAGAGATGGAAGCAGTGAATCTGCTCTGCTCCTTATAGGATCTGTCTTTACATCTTCTTCCCCTCACGTCATCCTCTTATATAAAGCAGCATATGGACGTTTATCAGGCTGTTAACATCGTGTGGAATTTTGCTCCTTTGGGATTTGAAcccctgctgctgttgctggagAAATAATCTACAAGGGACTTTTTTCCACTTTAGGATGGAAATGCAGAACCCAGATATTCCCCAGTAGTTGGTTTTTCTTACAAACATAATATGtagaaaaagaagataaaagatGAAGCAAATTAAAAGCAAGTGCTGCAAGTGTAAGGATATTTATGAAGTACAAGAGCTGTAAGTGCAAAAAACTGAACTTTCAGGAGAGCACTGAACTCATCCCAGGACCTCCTCTGTTCAAAATATCTGATCTTGTGCTTCTTAATATGTGAAAGACAGACATATTTAACACGATGTCCTCCCTCAGGTGCTGTTGACCGAGACGGACACAGATGAGACGTCAtcggaggagggaagaggaggatccTGGTGATGAGGGACCAGTCCCCAGTGTGCATTATTCAGGGGGACCAATAAGACCCAGCTGGGTGCTGGTGTAAAACCAGGTGACATCCGACTCATCAATCCACTGTCCAATCACACTTAGGAGCCCAAATACGGACAAGGACAAAAAGCCTTGcgtcctcatgtcctcagatTAAAGGTCTAAATATCTAAAGGTTGTATAACTTGTGAATGTGAACACTGCAGctgccttcttcttctgcacTGAAGGTGTGAATCGTTACAGGTGGAGCCCGACTCTGTAGATGCATGAAAAACCAAACTGCATTCTGggatttttaaaaagctcttTATCCTCTCACCGTgctgcctctgctctgctgcagctcggcTTCAGAGCTCGACCACATCTGAACGTGTGAGGAGAGATTATCCAGAAGCAGCCGCAGGGCAAAGCAAACATGAGAGTGAAATTAATCCGTCCTTCTTTTCCACAACGGGGGACTCTTTACATATATATCAAAAAGTGCTTTAAAGCTTTACTCAATCAAATATAATCACTTCAAATCTGCCTTTTATTAACGAAGGTGTAATTATAGTCATGGTTTTACTCCTTTGCTGCTTTTAAAGAGACGAGATGTGGGAAACTGCTCAGTGGTGGAGAAAAGGACCAAGTCACACAATGATTAGTAAAACACAACAGACAAGTTATTTTGAGTCTGTCACAATTAATTAAtgacgatatatatatataaatgaaaaataaaggaaTCATTAAAGAAAATATGAGATTAGCAGTAATTGAGAAAAATATGTCACTTATATTAAGTCTAAAATTAAGAGACGAATGAGTATTTAAactttttgatttaaatgagaGAATCAAAACAAATCTTGTGTCAGTCTGTTAAACACGTAGcgggttagcttagcttagcatcaagACTGTAAATTGGTTTGGCTCCGTCGATAAGCCAGTTATCATACAGATGTGAGTAAAATGGTATTAATATCctcaaaaatacatattttacaaaatgGGAGACGATTCCTCTAAAGacgttttctttattttgtccaTATTGAAACACAAAAGTTATTCTATAGTAACAGAACTGTCCCTGTGAAAGGTTCTACTCCCTCGTGGTCGTTCTCTCTGTGGGAGGACGCAGCAGCTGTTTGCAACTCGTGGCAcatgtctttatttattctgtttatattttatataagtatttgactttACATATATTGTGCTCTGATCTGTGGTGACAACagtggaatgttttttttagcgTGTGATGTAAACGGGAGAAATTTCCCAGTCGTCGCCAAACAACAGTTTTAAATTCCGACTGAATCAAAGAAGTTGACTTTTCTATATTAATCATCAAACATGTCAGTTTTACTTGTTTACATTTATAGATTTCCCATATTCTGTcttgatttgttttgtattcCAACGCAGCtttgtgtattattttttttttaaataaatgaaatgactcACACATCACGTCCCTTCAGTGTCGTCATCGGGTCGAACCTCGGTGCTTCTGTCTTAAATCTGTACGATGAATAAAGATGGCTGACACACAAACTCGTGGTCTGGTGTTGAATTCCTCCGGGGGGGGGCGATGACAGACAAGCTGAGTGGGTCCTGGTCGGAGCACACCTGTGTGGGCGGGGCCGGCAGCCCTGTGACCTCCGGCTGATGACAGGGAGGactgtggagctgtgtgtgtctgtgtgtgtatgtgtgtgttagatgTGCATGGCGTCACTGGGACAAGGGGTTAGTTACGGTGGTAACCAGATGTGATCTCCGGGCCCAGTTTAAGATGTGTTGatgtgcgtgttgtgtgtgtgtgaaggaaaaAACGCACACATGCAGGACCAAACTTTaccaattgtgtgttttttatgctTCACAAAACAACCTGAAAATGTGggttttaaatactttatttacaagtacaacattatttttaaaaaTCACACGTGTGTTGTattagaaaaagtaaaaaaatatattcaggaGAGACGACTGTGGGATGTTTGGAACCTGTGGGTGTGAATCTACGAGATGTGATATACGGTAAAAAGAGTTAATAGTTGTGTTGGACTTGTGTGTCCTCACGCGTTGTGGGGTCCGTCCCCCGTGTCGAACATGTGTGGAGCCAGGTAGTCCTCGTAGAGTCCATCGATCAGCTTGGCTGCGTTGTTCCTGGCGAACCAGCAGTCCACGCTCTGCGACCCGCTGTAGATCCTCCGGCTCTTCTGCACCACGGGCACCGAGCGGCCCTTCACCTTCAGGACCTGAGAGGGCTTCACCTCCCCCCCCGCAGGAAGCTGGGCCAGTCCCACGTCCTCGTACAGGAACTGACCTGCAAGTGGGACATGTCAGAGGGTCACGTTATTTCAGAGTATCTCAAACTGCATTGATACATCTCTGAGACCTGATGGGacattaaaggacccatcgtgtgcccattttaccacagttgatatggttccttggggtcttaatgaaatgtctgtaacatattttggtcaaaaaatgtttatttggcctcttagatgtctgacgggtagcaccagcgagctaacgctagcttgaaGCGTTAGCCCGCTCGCGTTAGCTGGCAAGCTAATGCTAGCCGGGGAGACGGAACCGGGCCGTCTCTCCctggagccggtgagatgatggtgggggggtggtccaaggccatgtagcgagactatgacgtatttttcggtcgtaatcccatccGACGAACTCTAgcatatcgtttctgacatcgcgggagttgtttttttccagagtttttgggacggtagacattccagatacccaaattaacatgtagaagcaccacaaaagtggaattttcataatatgtccccttaaACATCGACACTCACCCAGCAGACCGTGGGTGTTCTTGGACAGCCCCTTGCTGTTCCCGATGTAGAAGCCCAGATGGTCCCTCTGGTACGGAGCCGGGTTCTTGTACTGGTGCAGCAGGATCACGAAGCTGACGTTCCCCCCGACCGTCACCGTCACGTTGGACTTTCCCACGATGGACACGGACAACACGCCGCTGTCCACGGCGGCGGTGGAGTGGCAGGGCAGAACCATGCGGTCCCGCCCGTCCAGGATGACCTTCTTCGGGGTCACCTCGATGTAGGCGCGTCTGGGCCGATCCACCACGATGATGATGGAGCTGAAGTAGGTGCGCTGCTGCTTGTGGCTGCCTGGTGGAGCCGGGGCGCCGATGAGCTTCCCGTTCACTGTCACGCCTGCAGAACGGGAGTGGACCCCCCACAAAGTAAAACATGGTTTAGTCCTTGAAGTGGAAATACCTCTTTTATGATGTTTTTGATGAGTCTTACCGGAGAACTTGTGATCTGAGACCAGGCGCAGGACGTGTCCAGGTTCACCGTTGATGTTGAAGCACACGGTCAGTTTGCTGAGAGGGAACTCCACCACGAAGTGAGGGTCACCATCCGCTGAATGGGACGAGTCAAaggggacgagggggggggggggggagagacatcGTGTTAGCTGCAAGCAACAGCAAGAGGGTCTGAAGGTGGAGGGAAGTGAAATGTCCCATTTTAGAGCTTCATGttcatttaatttgacttaTCTCTGATTAAAGCAGTAAAACAAGGGAAGGAATTCATTGGACAGTGTGAATGAAAGAGATGTGAGCTATAGGCAGATGGGTGGAGCTGGATAGTATGGAGATACAGATGTGGTTGAAGGATATAAGTCAACATGGCAGAGTTGTCAGATGTTCTAAGGACTTCCACCTCAAGTTAAGTTCACTTTATCTCCAGCCGGATTCTCCTCCGGCCTGTGAGAACTAGCTGAGATGAATAGAGCAGCGATGaagatgagagaggaagagtaatGACGGGGTCATTAGGCCTCACTAACTGCCTCTGATGGGGTCCCTCTCTTTACTGTataacacatgcacaaacatccactttgtgtgtgtgtgtgtgtgtgtgtgtgtgtgtgtgtgtgtgtgtgtgtgtttgtggccgtAAACACGCACTTGCATGTTTAAAGAGCCATGTAGGGACCTGTGCTGGTATTTCAATTAGACCCTGCATgctctttcctctttccaggTCCTGTTCACAAACATCCCTGAACCTCTCGCTGTCTGAGGAACATCCAAATTAGAGGCTGCCCACACAGAGAGAGTCtactgtacccccccccccccccctccactctaTAAAGTTTAACTGTGGTAAACACTTTGTATATTTGCTCAAAGTTCTCTAAGATGAAACCAGAGAACATGTAGAAGTGTTTTTAACAtgcgagagagagaaggtggagTCACCTGAGGTCTTGGAGACGGTGATGGATTTCTTGGCGGGTCTCCTCTCGACTTTACCTGCAAGCAAGAGAATATTGATTTAATGCAATGagtcacacacactttttataTGTCCCTACTCATAAGCTAGTTTACGAGAAGTTGTAGGTTTCAATCCCCTGGGTTTTCCGACAACCTCACCAGCTGAGTTGCTCGGAGATGAGGTCTGGCTGCCCGGCTTCAAGTTGGACGTCTCTGAGTCCCCGTCCTCCATGTCTCTCGGCAGCTCGTTGGCAGCTGAGACAGTCTCACCAGGCGCCGGAGCCATGGTGCCGTCGGCCAGGACCTCTGGTTTCTCCACCAGCAGGTTGGTGAGGGGCGTGAGGAAGTGGTAGGTCAGGGACAGGTTGGTGGCCTGGTGAATGTGGCCCTCCCGCTCTTTGCTGGTTTGGCTGCGCAGCCGCGACCGCAGCCCCTCCTTGACGCTCAGGAAACCCCAGAGACGCTCTACAAAGTCCTCTGCGATGGAACCTAGAGCGACTCCCAGTCCCTGAGCGCTCCCCGGGGCCTTCGCTCCAGACGCCATCGCTGCCGTCGCTTCCCTCACATGCTTCTCGGTCTCTATCTGTCGGCGCCTCAGCGGCACGTCGGTCTCCAGGATGATGCTCCTGTCGTTGTTGCTGGCAGTGATCTGGACGTGGAGCGATTCTGCACTTTGGTTCGTGAGCTTCCCGGCGATGACGATCTCCGAGCCGTTGAAGTAGTTGGTGAAGAGACGCTGAGTCACGTACTGCACCGAGTCGTCGGTGTAGTTGATCCTTATGTCCGAGAGCAGAGGAGTTCCGATCTCATCATAGAACCTGGAAGGAGAAGAGCAGCAGATGATTACACAGGTGTTTGAAAACTGTCGAACAGCAAGGTAACAATCAGGCTCCTAGTAAAGTGAGGGAAGGGAACAAGGGAGTGATTCCAGATTTCATCAGAAGTCGTGTTCATCCAAGCAAACGGCTCTTCGGCCATGAAcctggttgttttctttaagCTACCGCTACCCCACTTCAGAGGATTGTGTGTCCTGTcggtgtgcgtgtgcacgtgtcg contains the following coding sequences:
- the tmem110l gene encoding transmembrane protein 110, like, yielding MFDSRVVERFQDVSNMSDINKANPHGCENGALTDRFGVLIQALLAAVAFSTLMLKRFREPAGIRRPWRIWFYDTSKQAIGALFIHFANVFLSTLTEEDPCSLYLMNFLLDATLGMLVIWLAIKCVSKLVEYKQWTLLMFGEYGDPPQAAAWLGQCGVYLLIMVLEKGSISLVLLVPGWSKLQEVLLGYIANPQLELVLVMLIVPFIVNSIMFWVVDSLMMRKYKTMKGLDDSCDSSVQKADSPPGVDGEESRVLLTETDTDETSSEEGRGGSW
- the itih5 gene encoding inter-alpha-trypsin inhibitor heavy chain H5, whose product is MLLLLLRTLLVCAIPGALAQLGEELDFDLADFDLGISPRRVPRQVKTLLSKEMKPHITELAIKTTIISRYAFTAVHCAMLNRHSAASEGVFHFQIPAGAYVSNFTMIIGGRVYQSEVRPKGKRVKQDNGKPKHKESGDASSEPEVEVFKMAVSIPGRNRAVFLLTYEELLQRRLGRYEHVTSLKPLQLVSRLSLDVTIADHSLIQDLQVLPLRNGKTPARPELPITTTIRHEKNAWRITFSPNIVQQAKISTSGLLGDFVIHYDVQRDLGIGDIQVLNGHFVHYFAPKDLPVVPKNVVFVIDTSASMMGTKIRQTKDALLTILKDLRPGDSFNFISFSSRIKVWQPSRLVPVTPLNIRDAKKFVYMLVPTGGTNIDGAIQTGSSLLRDFLSGPDAGPNSVSLVIFLTDGRPTVGQTLSTAILGNTRSAVQDKFCIFTIGIGNDVDYRLLERMALENCGMMRRINEEADASAMLKGFYDEIGTPLLSDIRINYTDDSVQYVTQRLFTNYFNGSEIVIAGKLTNQSAESLHVQITASNNDRSIILETDVPLRRRQIETEKHVREATAAMASGAKAPGSAQGLGVALGSIAEDFVERLWGFLSVKEGLRSRLRSQTSKEREGHIHQATNLSLTYHFLTPLTNLLVEKPEVLADGTMAPAPGETVSAANELPRDMEDGDSETSNLKPGSQTSSPSNSAGKVERRPAKKSITVSKTSADGDPHFVVEFPLSKLTVCFNINGEPGHVLRLVSDHKFSGVTVNGKLIGAPAPPGSHKQQRTYFSSIIIVVDRPRRAYIEVTPKKVILDGRDRMVLPCHSTAAVDSGVLSVSIVGKSNVTVTVGGNVSFVILLHQYKNPAPYQRDHLGFYIGNSKGLSKNTHGLLGQFLYEDVGLAQLPAGGEVKPSQVLKVKGRSVPVVQKSRRIYSGSQSVDCWFARNNAAKLIDGLYEDYLAPHMFDTGDGPHNA